In Deltaproteobacteria bacterium, a genomic segment contains:
- a CDS encoding GntR family transcriptional regulator: MKKLVIQDNSTIRKKVYTYVREQILSGQIAPNERLIETKIAQEIGTSRTPVREALHNLEIEGLIRSIPRVGYQVKAISESEVEETCAIRSVIECLAAQWAMERASAKIIRELKKNIAATAERVSRGEVRAFIDLDAQFHEIIARGSGSTRLLELSQTLRGHMLRYRVQSIFSEDAVLTALKGHEGILKAIEKKDPQKVTEAIQVHLEESKKNILRYAIKK, encoded by the coding sequence ATGAAAAAATTGGTTATCCAAGATAATAGTACCATCCGAAAAAAGGTTTACACCTATGTGCGGGAGCAGATCCTGAGCGGTCAGATCGCCCCCAATGAGCGCTTGATCGAGACCAAGATTGCCCAGGAGATCGGGACATCCAGAACCCCGGTGCGTGAGGCCCTGCATAACCTGGAAATCGAAGGATTGATCCGGTCCATTCCCCGGGTAGGCTACCAGGTTAAAGCGATCAGTGAATCCGAAGTGGAAGAAACCTGTGCCATCCGGTCGGTCATTGAATGCCTGGCCGCCCAATGGGCCATGGAAAGGGCCTCGGCCAAAATCATCCGGGAACTTAAAAAGAATATCGCCGCCACGGCCGAACGGGTCTCCCGGGGAGAAGTCCGGGCTTTTATTGATCTGGACGCCCAATTCCACGAAATTATTGCTCGGGGCAGCGGTAGCACCCGGCTTCTGGAACTGTCTCAAACCCTGAGGGGTCACATGTTGCGTTACCGGGTCCAGAGTATTTTTTCAGAAGATGCCGTTTTAACGGCCTTAAAAGGACATGAGGGTATTCTCAAAGCTATTGAAAAAAAGGACCCCCAAAAGGTAACTGAGGCCATACAAGTCCATCTGGAGGAATCGAAAAAGAACATTTTGCGGTATGCAATAAAGAAGTGA